The region gggacacaagtagtatatcactttatgtggggtgtccctaaactttctggcaacactgtatGTTTTTCGAAAGAGAGCAGAACAGACCTCTCAGAAGTCGGAAGTTGTCTGAGGGTGGGATATACCTGATGCTGACGGTTGCTGGTGGTTAGGATCTGGTGGAGGGAGAGATTTCCCAAAAAATGGGGGTTGCCAGAAGCTGAGAACCCATTGTGACTGGAACTTGTCAGAGGTTGAGGTGTTATAGTTGAGGACCTTGTGGAATTTGGACCTGCTAGAGGCATGAAAATATCAAAGGTTAGGAGTTCCCAGAAGTTGAGAGCTGAAAGGGGCCTGAAAATTCCAAATGCCGAGAGCTACCAGAAACCCTAAGTTACAGCAGTCCAGGAGCTCCCATAGTTTGAATGTTGCCAGAGtgtattgttttaacattttaggtTGTTTGCTCAAATTTAATGGGAGAGACTTGATTTAAGACCTCTTTCCCCTCGCACATACCTATAGtctaaacaaagaaatattcTACTAAATGCCTCTGTTCCACTTTCTGTATATTGTTGGGAATaaactgataattttaatattaatgtattctgATAGCTTACTTGACTACCTTAGTAATGAGATACAACTTTGAACATCAAATGAAACTCCTATTTTAAGGTTGGTTGCAATTACAtagtaaaatgttgtttttattttgttgaagttcttactttgatcatccataaaaaattaaattttatttgttattagttgcaaaaatattgatattttgtaatgtaaatgtaatatactttatataactgatttatttacaatattaggaTAAATATATTAGCCCAAACATACTATTAGTTTGAGGTTGTGTTTTTTGTCTTTGAACAAGTTTGCAGGAAATCATTCATGAAAAATAATCGTAGCatatttatagaaatgtttatatatttatattccttattaaattagataactgttgtttattttagatttctttcaaaacatttatgattattaaaaaatattcttgaaaatagtatttttatgtaacatctgaaaaacacattatatttatCTCACGTAAAATTCTTTGAgtcttctttattattttatttaacaaaatagtaaTCTAAATTTTCTGAGAAAAACAATATGTACATTGTTGAATTAGATATGTGTAATGATTGTGTATTTTCTTTGAAAATGCTGAACGTAGGGTGACCACCATATTTACCTATCTAGGGCTTACTTTCTTACTGGTATTTGCCATATATACTGCACCAGGAGAATTTAATTCTATACTGATAACATACATATGGCACAAAGCAGGTTTTTGGGAAATCagatatatatttcttttgttgatGGATTTTTGGGTTTCAGGATGAGCATTATTTGgccaaacaattataaaactaaagttaGTTTCATGTAAATTAGGATAATGTACCATTAATCTGTTAAGTTTTCTATGGTATATGACAGTTTTATAAACAAGCATAAAACAGCTATAAAAGTATGCCAATGTATAAGGGAACACTATACCAGTTTTTcgatgaaaatattgtttaggttcctataaaatattttgtacgtgATTGAAGCAGGTTTTTGGGAAATCagatatatatttcttttcttgaTGGATTTTTGGGTTTCAGGATGAGCATTATTTGgccaaacaattataaaactaaagttaGTTTCATGTAAATTAGGATAATATACCATTAATCTGTTAAGTTTTCTATGGTATATGACAGTTTTATAAACAAGCATAAAACAGCTATAAAAGTATGCCAGTGTATAAGGGAACACTATACCAGTTTTTCGATGCAAATATTGTTTAGGttcctataaaatattttgtacgtgATTGATTGTTTCAGATGTATTGGGGAACAATTGCCATTGCCTGCCTGACAGTAGTATTGGGCTGTGATGGTGCACGTATCCTGGGATTGGCACCATTCTCCATGCGGAGTCATTGGATCGTGATGGAACCTCTCTTCCAGAAGCTGGCTGCCGTAGGACACAACGTCACCGTCTTCTCATCTTTCCCCCAGAAGACACCATTGTCCAACTACAAAGATATTGATTTCTCTGATAGAATGAAACCGATAGTAGATACATTTACTTTTGACATGATCAAAACGACGTTGCCAAGTCCGTGGGTGGCAACATTTTTCTTTAACTCATCACATGGATCTAGTTGTAAGCTGCTAGATGAACCGGAATACAAGGACCTGCTGAGAGCAAAAGATAACTATGACATCATAATAACTGAAGTATTTGGAAATGACTGTTTCGCTTATTATGCGTACAAGCTTGGAATTCCGATGATTTCGATTACGACCGGTATGGCTGTGCCATGGGCAGCAGAAAGAGTCGGGTTGCCAGACAATCCATCATATATACTCAACTATTTAATGAAATCTGGGTCCCAGATGAATCTCTGGGATAGgatttataatactataactCTCGTTTATGCAAAGTTTTGGCATCTGTACGTATTTAATCAACAGACTAGAGCAATAGTCGAGAGAAGCTTTGGAGAGCATTTGCCACCATTGAATGACGTACTTGCTAACTATACATCAATGTATTTCATCAACAGTTATCATGCACTTTTACAAAGCAGACCTTTCCCTCCTAACGTTGTTGAAATTGGAGGAATCCATATTAAGGAGAAACAACCATTAGCGAAGGTATGTTTAATGGTTAAATTTGAAACGACTATTGTAATGATCAGGTCATAAATGGGTCtactttcaatatttagtaatagCAAAGATCCAAAACATAACATTTCCTCCCAGGTAATGCATGAGTGTGTTTTAGTTTGGTATGGTGCAGAATGATCGATGGCCAAAAGTTGGGATTTGTGTTGAGTCTAAAAAATTGACtatctttaacattttatatatttatgttgaaCAGATTATATGTTTGATTAGTTGGCCTaacaaaaaatgattaaaaacctGACAGGGTTCAACAGACCTTATCTGTCTATCCATCTGTTCGTCTGTGTGATGACCCTTGATAGAAAGGTTGAAACTTGgaacataggtttctcttggttcAAGAAAGAACCCAATTGATTTTTGGGTGAAAAGGTCAATTGGCAGTTTATTCGTCTGTCTGACCATCTTTGCAATAACTCTTTGGTAGAAGGGTTCTAGAGACTTTGCCACTTGGTGTATAGGTTAAACTAGGTTCAAGAAAGAGTTGTATTGATTTTGGGGTGATAAGGTAAAAGAGTAGTATATCCAACTGTCTGAGCAATAACTTTTGTTACGTTCTGTTGGGTTCTTGGATGCtctgttgtatcggtttatttataataattaatagcaccgtgttttatttttgtttaggaTCTACAGGAAATTTTGGATAATGCAAAGAATGGAGCTATTGTAATGAGTTTTGGATCATTGGTTCGCACATGTACTTTACCAAAACACGTAATAAGGATGTTCATGAACGTTTTCTCAAGAATACCACAGAtcgttattttgaaatatgaagaGGATTTTCCAGAGGCTCCAAAAAATGTGATAATGAGGAAGTGGTTGTCACAGAGAGATTTGATAGGTAAGAGTTATGGAAAGACTGTGTTAATTGTATTTGTAGTGTGTCAAACCTCTCCAGTACCacagtaataaaaattgcataaatgtatttactatacaaaaaaaatttctttactacacacttatgaaaaaatttaaaaaaaagtaaagtaacacATGAGTAAGCAAAAAGATACAACTGATTTTTGTTATTTCGTTCTTGTGCAAGAACAGAACAGTTAGTCAAATAAAGgattccaattaaaatatataaaataaacaacctAAAATGCCACTATCATGTATAACTTTGACCACGTAATGGATTTATAACATGgtattacatttcatttaataaatgtacCATATATTTTTTCCACAATTTTTACCACATTCCTCATGTAGTATCAGAAAAAATCCTGAAAGCAGATTTACCTTATTTCAACCAGGTTCAAGCTGAATTAAATTAGTTAGTCATGAGTTCGTTGGAAATGAAAGATTTAAACATTTCTCaactgaataaaaattgtttaatttcaatatttgaagtgtattcaatttaataaataaactcagGATCTTATGGTAAAAGGTAACTTGTTAACAAACTGTATTCGATTAAATTTATGACTCACTTTTGTTTTGCGTAGTCTAATTTGTAGCAGATTTAAGTTCATTTTTTCCCTTGTATCATTTGTGGAAGCTTCTCAAATCTATCAGTCAGTAAAGGAGAGGATGTATACACAATTTCTTTTAGGTCCTGAGAGGTTACCTCAATAACGGCTCTGTACCAAAAAGTCTGCAAGACATTCTTGATTGCATCCCAGTAGAAGTCAAGGATCTCGATATGTTCCTTGGTTGTTAGTGTTTATTCGGCTGATCAGTTAAAATGAGAAACAGTCGATCTTAGCAAGGACAATCGCATTCTTCCAAACTTATCCATTACACTCATCCTTTATTTACGTCTGGTATGACACTATTATTTACATCCTcagtattatatgcagatgacactacactcttgaatttcagtgaaaattatgAGAATCTTATTATGGAAGAAAACTATGTGGTAAAATCGGCTATGGAATGGTTTGAGACAAACTACTTAGTAGTAAATGATCAAAAGACTGAGAAAATACTGTTCACTTTAAATAGGAATTATGAAGTTAGTAAACCTGTAAAACTATTAGGGGTATACCTTGACAGCAGATTGAGTTGGGACAGTGGCGTAATACATACCCCCGCAACCCCCGCAATGCGGGGGGGGCGCGGCGTGTCAAGGGGCGCCAcacgaaggaatgaaaaaaataaaaaaaaattataccgattttaccaaatttcttaaggttgaatatcactattttcattgtaattccttataattttttttgtataaatgagctagcgaggaatatcgtaggcctattatcatttcttgttttagttaaacgcctTCAAAACTAAAGCAGGCAAACTATTTGCTGAACCGCCACGGAAGTGTATTTTAAGGCGCTTTAGGACCGTGTGGTGAGCGTGgggtgtgtgcgtgcgtgtactgccttgtttcatgttgcgacttgaatactcccctccctccctccacactaccaagtaccaattattgttaggtagttccttcacagtatactgtggttccttgtcactcagtccatatattcattactcgttacgtttactgcattttcgaaagttgtgatttattcagtagcctacaactgtggtggcggtgaaaaagtgtttgcaaactacacctcttacaggaaaacttatattatgggacgatgtactagaaaactaaatcaataattaaacaaaaatgtctaaaaaacctagtggtgcagaataccgaaagcggaagaagggaggaggaagaaaaagcaaaaaaacaccaaaaaattgatctatttttttaaatctgacatatctcttagtaaaaacaatgacagtgtaaggaaacaaataacttccggttttaatttgtgagtgtagtgaaataagttctgacctacctaccatcgagacagaaaatggaacatctactcagaccccacctgaattcacaaataaacgaaccagacgtgagtcctagacgttaagataaataatgatagctgtagctgtaccgtagacattgataaaaactgtgttttgcatattgatactaatgaaatcagtcaacaacgtggtgtttttaaaactgacattgggctctacactaatgacggagtatccctcttaaaagaagaagataaaactttcattttgaattctgaaccatgtaggcccacagggccttttcctaaagactcgacaaacaatagatcttttagcagtgatttttattacaaaattgccaaaacgggccaaaaactagaacggttttggctttgttattcacctttattaaatggcgtatactgtgaaccttgttggttgtttcgctgacagaactgaccctaaatttaaagatgcttggtgtaaaggtctaataaatgatggcaaggtttaagcaaaaaaattaaagaacatgaaacatctcgtatacacttaaattcatgtttagcatatagtaccgtaaaaaatagccaagatgcaaaatcacttattcaaaagtatgaacctgagtattgtgagattctcaaaagacttttagatgtagtaataactatggctacttgtaacttagcgttcagagggcatcggaatgaaaatattgaaacagtggacactacttctggaaactttttgaatattatagatttgttgtcacgatacgatcctcttctaaaaagtcacttagaaaacgatcaaagcaaagttaagtatttgtctcccaaaatccaaaatgaaatgatcatgtttgcgtcacagcatgttctggatgatgaagttgtaagtgaaatccaagcagctcctttcttctctctggtattagacacccactcaagacgtctcaaaaactgatcaactatcgatagtaatacgacatgtggcagtccaaaactacgaaaaacttgaaattaaagaatcattcttagggttcatagctcttacaggccaaaattcggaaaaaattactaacgaggtttgtaattttttggaaagaagaaaacaacattaaaattgaaaagtgtagaggccagggttatgacggggcagccgtaatgagtggaaactattctggaatccaatctagaataaagcaaaagtcgccaaatgcagagtacgtgcattgtgcctcgcataatttaaatttggtactcaatgactcagttactgacataacagaaatgattttattttacgatttggtcaatcaaatttacgtgtttttcggcgaaagcctgcccaagatggcaagctttgagagagaaatctatggagcaaagggggtctatacttagcaagacactcaaaaGATTGTGTCCCGACCCGTTGGTCATCTAGGTACGGATTTGTTTACTggccataaagtgtaactttgtttctgtcttaagctgtttgacgaatattattctgacttctaaaaagaataaagaggttttagaggcaaactggactcaaaaaacaaatggacgtgttttcaatttgtattgatgcttactttccaaagtaaggttttagagagaattaatattacatctaaaacactacaaaaagaggatgtatcaattgacgaagctacagcccttcttggaaagagtatgactgaactaaagagagcaagaaatgagtttgaaggtgttgttaaagaagctgaaaacgctagccaggggatggaatattgagtcttctctgccgactaaacgatgtaaaaaagtaaaaaacttttttttgacgaactgaccaacgatgttgaattttctaatccattgcaagaattcaaagtaaaagtattttacaggagcttggatatagttattgCTCAAATCTCCAGACGTTTTGAGAGCATGGTCAGGATTAACGATCAGTTTTCATCTTTTAACTCCCAAAGTACCTCACAGAGAAAAAGTGATgtgatgaactaattttttcagccaggaagttttgtgagaagtatgaggaagatgtttcacacgggtttggagacacaaatagtgtgtttcagaaacattgtttcggatgaaataaaaacaagaggattgaaaaaagttaaggatttagcctcatatttaatgatagaaaacgtgactttgtcaagcagccttcctgatgtctgcacagcgatgatgaatgttcttgactctcccagttacgtcagcgtcagcggaaaggttcgtaatcaccaaaaatatcataaaaacccgtactaactaaaattaatttttgtgttaagaagagttattataccctttaattatatacttgtattataacctgaaaatggcatatatgttaacaacatagttttttaatcttatataaattttcaggtcattttctaaactcaagctcataaagaattatttgagaaacactatgaccaataccaggctgagcgctttgggagtcttgagcatagaacatgaacgggctcgtaggatcaacttgaagatgttagctgaaaaatatttcagttattaagaagaggagagggtttaaataaatggaaataattaacatgtctacaattttttctatttttattttaatgtttgagatagtttcattaataaataattatgatgaataattcattttaaagttttcttttcctttttgatctttttacaaaatgtataaaaataaacattgcacagcacgggactatcaactatttacacaaatttaaagccactcttaaaaagtaaaggtttgttttctattacaatttaccgtaagtagagtgaacatcatgagaataaaggtagaccaggggaagtaggctataattatacacgatgcgtgtaggtcagtaggaggaagggggggggggtgttaggagccgacaggaggggcgcatttcagtacgctgcggggggggcgcgactctgtctagttacgccactgagtTGGGAACATCACATAgatcaattgtgtaaaaaattatctagagtAGTCTATCTCTTGAGTAAATTGAGACATTGTATAACTACAGATATGCTTCTAGCCTcctattatgcatttttccattcACACTTAAGTTATGGTATAACTCTATGGGGGAACAGTAGTAGTGCAGTAAAAGTATTGAAATGGCAAAAAAATGCATTATGTTTTTATGACAAATGTTTCAAAAAGATAGACTTGTGTTccaatttttaaggaattaaaaataatgactattcctaatatgtatatattctactGTCTTATAAGTGTAAAGGAACAACTTGAAACATTTTCAACTAGGCAGAATATTCATGATGATCCTActagaacaaaacattt is a window of Homalodisca vitripennis isolate AUS2020 unplaced genomic scaffold, UT_GWSS_2.1 ScUCBcl_8967;HRSCAF=17298, whole genome shotgun sequence DNA encoding:
- the LOC124374548 gene encoding UDP-glucosyltransferase 2-like (The sequence of the model RefSeq protein was modified relative to this genomic sequence to represent the inferred CDS: added 163 bases not found in genome assembly), producing MYWGTIAIACLTVVLGCDGARILGLAPFSMRSHWIVMEPLFQKLAAVGHNVTVFSSFPQKTPLSNYKDIDFSDRMKPIVDTFTFDMIKTTLPSPWVATFFFNSSHGSSCKLLDEPEYKDLLRAKDNYDIIITEVFGNDCFAYYAYKLGIPMISITTGMAVPWAAERVGLPDNPSYILNYLMKSGSQMNLWDRIYNTITLVYAKFWHLYVFNQQTRAIVERSFGEHLPPLNDVLANYTSMYFINSYHALLQSRPFPPNVVEIGGIHIKEKQPLAKDLQEILDNAKNGAIVMSFGSLVRTCTLPKHVIRMFMNVFSRIPQIVILKYEEDFPEAPKNVIMRKWLSQRDLIEHDNVVAVIAHGGLSSTIEVVNFGKPMIGIPFFTDQFRNVKLVEEKGACIYLDI